Proteins encoded in a region of the Streptomyces sp. NBC_00708 genome:
- a CDS encoding integrase — protein MASTQGVGAANEDTVHVSPTGVVVLDGLSAPKDLPMGCVHGTPWFVRQLGTTLINLIGDEGMSLREALRAAIAAVNDLHRSTCDLDQEAVPASTVVMVRERGDALDYLVLSDNVLVLDLGADGIRTVVDKRVEEVAADEMRAALQGPTGTPEHAARVSQLVSIQRSLRNKPGGYWVAATDPAAADEAITGSVAIVRVQQAALLTDGASRLVDSFGVLTWKDLLSLLCAEGPAALIARTREAELADPVGERWPRFKRSDDATAAYVKISQPVLLSSTTP, from the coding sequence ATGGCATCGACCCAAGGCGTGGGCGCCGCTAACGAGGACACGGTCCACGTGAGCCCCACCGGAGTGGTCGTGCTGGACGGCCTGTCCGCCCCAAAAGATCTGCCCATGGGGTGTGTACATGGCACCCCATGGTTCGTACGACAACTGGGCACCACACTGATCAACCTGATCGGCGACGAGGGGATGTCTCTCCGAGAAGCCCTTCGCGCTGCGATTGCTGCGGTCAATGATCTGCACCGCAGCACCTGCGACTTGGACCAGGAAGCAGTGCCGGCCTCGACTGTGGTAATGGTCCGCGAGCGCGGCGATGCGCTCGACTACCTGGTGCTCTCCGACAACGTTCTAGTCCTTGACCTCGGAGCCGACGGCATCCGGACCGTCGTCGACAAGCGGGTTGAGGAGGTCGCGGCCGACGAGATGAGGGCCGCTCTACAGGGGCCAACCGGCACTCCTGAGCACGCCGCCCGCGTGTCCCAACTCGTCAGCATCCAACGTAGCCTTCGGAACAAGCCCGGCGGCTACTGGGTTGCGGCCACCGACCCGGCGGCCGCCGACGAGGCGATCACAGGTTCCGTAGCAATCGTAAGAGTGCAGCAGGCAGCACTCTTGACCGACGGGGCCAGCCGCCTGGTGGACTCCTTCGGAGTCCTCACCTGGAAAGACCTGCTCTCCCTCCTGTGCGCTGAAGGCCCAGCTGCGCTGATCGCACGTACCCGCGAGGCGGAGCTCGCCGACCCGGTGGGCGAACGGTGGCCTCGGTTCAAGCGCTCGGACGATGCCACTGCCGCATACGTCAAGATCAGCCAGCCCGTCTTGCTCTCTTCTACTACGCCATGA
- a CDS encoding sigma-70 family RNA polymerase sigma factor codes for MEQHETGTAPTALSHQLDTAFDSTLSQLKDLPDPLERAKLAHALSGQVQGYGTELQTVRNEAMNETLRVGQRNSTQLAGELGISKGRVSQLAKGAPPERLFLGSGRVVVALAEKLEDSSGKGGKKVIQGPVIATEDVQTYERLRELAEEVGLEMTFERIPLGGNVRLNRNNLVVICGPRLSPLIEQILEGDPHLGFSKDDDGWFLTDRDTGQVYRSPMDRGESGDIAYFGRLPRPDGQGTFLYIAGVHARGSGGVVHWLNRELANVHRELKARRFSTLISSRFDPETLEITASEQITPFYRPEGA; via the coding sequence ATGGAACAGCACGAGACCGGCACCGCTCCAACCGCACTGAGCCACCAGCTCGATACGGCTTTCGATAGCACCTTGTCTCAACTAAAAGACCTTCCTGACCCCCTGGAGCGCGCAAAACTCGCCCATGCGCTGTCAGGCCAGGTGCAGGGCTACGGCACTGAGCTACAGACGGTCCGCAACGAGGCAATGAACGAGACGCTGCGCGTGGGCCAGCGGAACAGCACCCAGTTGGCAGGCGAGCTCGGCATCAGCAAGGGACGCGTCAGCCAGCTCGCCAAGGGCGCTCCACCGGAACGCCTCTTCCTGGGCTCCGGCAGAGTCGTCGTAGCACTGGCCGAGAAGTTGGAGGACAGCAGCGGCAAGGGGGGCAAGAAGGTCATCCAGGGCCCCGTCATCGCCACCGAGGACGTCCAGACCTACGAACGCCTACGGGAGTTGGCGGAAGAGGTGGGACTGGAGATGACTTTTGAGCGGATCCCGCTGGGCGGTAATGTCCGGCTCAACCGCAACAACCTCGTGGTCATCTGTGGTCCTAGGCTGTCGCCCCTGATCGAGCAGATCCTCGAAGGGGATCCGCACCTGGGGTTCAGCAAGGACGACGACGGCTGGTTCCTCACCGATCGCGACACGGGCCAGGTCTACCGTTCTCCGATGGACCGTGGCGAGAGCGGCGACATCGCATACTTTGGTCGTCTACCGCGGCCCGACGGCCAAGGGACGTTTCTCTATATCGCTGGCGTTCATGCTCGCGGCTCCGGTGGCGTCGTCCACTGGCTTAACAGGGAGCTGGCCAACGTGCACCGTGAGCTCAAAGCGCGTCGGTTCTCAACTCTTATCTCCAGTCGCTTCGATCCGGAGACGCTGGAGATCACCGCAAGTGAGCAAATCACGCCGTTCTACCGCCCGGAAGGGGCCTGA
- a CDS encoding WhiB family transcriptional regulator, producing MTSTQARHTRRAVLQAVVDAGTRCNSVDPELWFRADEEPDTEWHPRRAQAIRICTGCPVRAACEELALRDGDGQPDADDMVRAGLTGPELAAVRTVQAVRLAAAVAADRDTEQRELHDLLAQVQSEAVSTLDRKVDGVRVPTARVQAEQNVLVHMLTARIREIRTARRARTGWEVAA from the coding sequence ATGACATCCACTCAGGCCCGGCACACACGCCGGGCCGTACTCCAGGCCGTGGTCGACGCCGGCACCCGCTGCAACAGCGTCGACCCGGAACTCTGGTTCCGCGCCGACGAGGAGCCGGACACCGAGTGGCACCCCCGCCGCGCACAGGCCATCCGCATCTGCACCGGCTGCCCCGTACGGGCCGCGTGCGAGGAGCTCGCCCTGCGCGACGGCGACGGCCAGCCCGACGCGGACGACATGGTGCGCGCCGGGCTGACCGGCCCCGAGCTCGCCGCCGTCCGTACCGTCCAGGCCGTGCGCCTGGCCGCCGCGGTCGCCGCGGACCGGGACACCGAGCAGCGCGAGCTCCACGACCTTCTCGCCCAGGTCCAGAGCGAGGCCGTCTCCACCCTCGACCGCAAGGTCGACGGCGTGCGGGTCCCGACCGCCCGGGTGCAGGCCGAGCAGAACGTGCTGGTCCACATGCTCACTGCGCGGATCCGTGAGATCCGTACGGCCCGCCGGGCCCGCACCGGTTGGGAGGTCGCGGCATGA